From a single Paenibacillus sp. FSL R5-0345 genomic region:
- a CDS encoding ABC transporter ATP-binding protein has protein sequence MRKSILELNGVTFTYPGAEQPVLRDVSLQLDEGDFIAIIGSNGSGKSTLCKCFNGLIPHYYTGDFAGEVTICGQPADGKSVAELSKHIGYVYQDFENQLVRPTVLDDVSFTPLNYGFADYKERGERALALTGLSDLRNEFIWQLSGGQKHLLALAGALAMDPEILVIDEPVAQLDPQHARHIYDILRRLNEEQGKTIVVIEHHAEFIADYCKNVVLMDKGEVRWQKPVREALSSVKELLELGIYPPDVTRAAWLLQSDAPRTHLLPLNAAEGSAHMVLRQDAIVRTESSAPNYEQSLTITGEVKHVVQMENVHLSYRTIHKTMHPVLNGVQLELRQGESIALIGNNGAGKSSLMKLIAGIVRPTAGTVNVKGMVVNGLPPERLSGTVAYVFQNPEEMFIEDSVRKEIAYYLKARKLVDAEERVEEMLTAFRLSELAERDARLLSGGQQRRVSLAIGAAVRPAVMLLDEPTANLDISTKQEMVHVLDTLRSHVETVVIATHDMQLVSEWATRIIVMHQGQIIADGTKDEIFADGLLLRRAGLAQTQLMELSRLLGLPRICSSLEDFVSLVEVQKEVAAIHGSR, from the coding sequence ATGCGTAAATCAATACTCGAACTGAATGGGGTCACCTTTACTTATCCGGGAGCTGAACAACCAGTACTGCGAGATGTATCTCTGCAGTTAGATGAAGGAGATTTCATTGCCATTATAGGTAGTAACGGTTCGGGAAAATCCACGCTCTGTAAATGTTTTAACGGCTTAATTCCTCATTATTACACAGGTGATTTCGCGGGTGAGGTGACGATCTGCGGTCAACCGGCGGATGGGAAAAGTGTAGCGGAGCTTTCCAAACATATAGGATATGTATATCAGGATTTTGAGAATCAGTTGGTACGCCCGACGGTACTTGACGATGTGTCGTTTACACCGCTCAATTATGGATTTGCCGATTATAAGGAACGGGGAGAACGGGCACTGGCGCTAACCGGACTTAGCGATTTAAGAAATGAATTTATCTGGCAATTGAGTGGTGGGCAAAAGCACTTGCTCGCTCTTGCCGGAGCTCTAGCGATGGATCCAGAAATTCTCGTTATTGATGAACCAGTAGCTCAGCTGGATCCACAGCATGCCCGCCATATTTATGATATTTTGCGCCGATTGAACGAGGAGCAGGGGAAGACCATTGTAGTAATCGAACACCATGCGGAATTTATTGCAGACTATTGTAAGAATGTCGTCCTGATGGATAAGGGGGAGGTTCGATGGCAGAAGCCTGTAAGGGAGGCTCTTTCATCTGTAAAAGAACTGTTGGAGCTTGGCATCTATCCACCGGATGTCACCCGTGCAGCTTGGCTGTTGCAATCTGATGCACCGCGAACCCACTTACTTCCCTTAAATGCTGCGGAAGGGAGCGCCCACATGGTGCTTCGCCAGGATGCGATCGTGAGAACGGAATCATCTGCGCCTAATTACGAGCAATCCCTTACTATAACTGGGGAAGTGAAGCACGTCGTTCAGATGGAGAATGTTCACCTATCTTATCGCACGATTCATAAGACGATGCATCCTGTTTTGAATGGTGTTCAGTTAGAGCTGCGGCAAGGTGAATCTATTGCTCTTATTGGAAACAACGGAGCGGGCAAATCTTCTTTAATGAAGCTGATTGCTGGAATTGTCAGACCTACAGCAGGAACGGTAAATGTGAAGGGGATGGTTGTGAACGGTCTGCCACCCGAGCGTCTTTCCGGTACCGTAGCTTACGTATTTCAGAACCCAGAGGAAATGTTTATTGAGGATTCTGTACGTAAAGAAATTGCTTATTATTTGAAAGCGCGAAAGCTAGTCGACGCAGAAGAGAGAGTAGAAGAAATGCTCACAGCATTCCGGCTCAGTGAATTAGCAGAACGTGACGCTCGTCTTCTGAGTGGAGGTCAGCAGCGCCGTGTATCACTGGCTATTGGAGCAGCGGTTCGTCCTGCTGTCATGCTGCTCGATGAACCAACGGCGAATCTGGATATTTCGACGAAACAGGAAATGGTACATGTACTAGATACGCTTCGCAGCCATGTTGAGACGGTTGTGATTGCGACTCATGATATGCAACTTGTATCAGAATGGGCGACTAGGATTATAGTTATGCATCAAGGTCAAATTATTGCTGACGGAACGAAAGATGAAATCTTCGCGGACGGACTTCTATTACGGCGTGCGGGTCTGGCTCAGACACAATTGATGGAACTGAGTCGGTTGCTCGGTCTGCCCCGCATTTGCAGCAGCTTGGAGGACTTCGTAAGTCTAGTGGAAGTACAGAAGGAGGTGGCAGCAATTCATGGAAGCCGTTAA
- a CDS encoding MurR/RpiR family transcriptional regulator has translation MYKDWNRRAFSPNQRIIADFIQKNEQRVVYMTEQEMADELKLSIASVSRFWKAAGYNHAKDFKNRLRFRFESTPSIKMRDAMQRSDDSSLPQVLLDNCSHHLQETRRYLSDEALQRAIEALSTARIVYVYSPGPCAGLAELMIYRMARFGLQMKKMAPSGHELLESLMHADKQDVVLVFGFVQLLPEIEVILDHSREVKYQVILITDRLVYPRSQDADIVLYAGRGEVWEFHSMVGPTYIIENLILGVGLANRDSSLSKLDNLQQLRAQYGGKLPRS, from the coding sequence TTGTATAAAGATTGGAATCGCCGCGCTTTCTCACCAAATCAACGAATTATTGCTGACTTTATCCAGAAAAATGAGCAACGTGTGGTCTATATGACCGAACAGGAAATGGCCGATGAGCTTAAATTGAGCATCGCCTCCGTCTCTCGTTTCTGGAAAGCGGCTGGATACAACCATGCCAAGGATTTCAAGAACCGACTTCGTTTCCGTTTCGAGTCCACACCTTCCATAAAAATGCGTGATGCCATGCAAAGATCGGATGATAGTTCACTCCCTCAAGTACTGCTGGACAATTGCTCACATCATCTACAAGAAACACGCCGCTATTTGAGCGACGAGGCACTGCAACGTGCAATAGAAGCATTATCTACAGCTCGCATTGTATATGTATATAGCCCCGGTCCATGTGCTGGATTGGCGGAGCTGATGATCTATCGTATGGCGCGTTTTGGATTACAAATGAAAAAAATGGCTCCCAGCGGACACGAGTTGTTAGAGTCCTTGATGCATGCTGATAAACAAGATGTAGTACTTGTCTTTGGATTCGTTCAACTGTTACCGGAAATCGAAGTGATTCTGGACCATTCACGGGAAGTAAAATATCAGGTCATCTTGATCACCGACAGACTCGTATATCCTCGATCCCAAGATGCAGATATTGTACTGTATGCCGGGAGAGGTGAGGTATGGGAATTTCACTCTATGGTCGGTCCCACTTATATCATCGAGAATCTGATTCTTGGAGTAGGTTTAGCAAATAGGGATAGTAGTCTGAGCAAGCTGGACAATTTGCAGCAGCTAAGAGCGCAGTATGGAGGAAAGCTTCCGCGGAGCTAG